One region of Mycolicibacterium insubricum genomic DNA includes:
- a CDS encoding ribbon-helix-helix domain-containing protein: MSITLPNGMADARRERVRSGAYASESEVIRDGLRAPFARDRAVETWLREEVATAYDALVADPSDTAAADDVRARLTARHAERQ, from the coding sequence TTGAGTATCACTTTGCCCAATGGCATGGCCGACGCCCGGAGAGAGCGAGTCCGCTCAGGCGCCTACGCCAGCGAAAGCGAGGTGATCCGCGACGGTCTACGCGCACCATTCGCCCGAGACCGGGCCGTCGAAACGTGGCTCCGCGAGGAAGTCGCCACCGCCTACGATGCGCTGGTCGCCGATCCGAGCGATACCGCAGCCGCCGATGACGTTCGCGCTCGTCTGACGGCAAGGCACGCCGAGCGCCAGTGA
- the purU gene encoding formyltetrahydrofolate deformylase, whose translation MESASRSRRDAGEGQMPNTDADIGRLLLRCPDRPGIVAAVSTFLTRWGANIVSLDQHSTEAEGGTFLQRTIFHLPGLAAALDPMDAEFAATVGAEFEIDHRFTDAAKPKRVAIMASKTDHCLLDLLWRNRRGELDMSVVMVISNHPDLADQVRPFGVPFVHIPATRDTRAEAERRQLELLRGNVDLVVLARYMQIITPDFLAQIGCPLINIHHSFLPAFIGAAPYHQAKERGVKLVGATAHYVTEVLDDGPIIEQDVVRVNHNHTVPDLVRLGADVERAVLSRAVLWHCQDRIVRHHNQTVVF comes from the coding sequence ATGGAGTCCGCGTCTCGGAGCCGCCGGGACGCTGGAGAGGGCCAGATGCCGAACACCGACGCCGATATCGGTCGGCTGCTGCTGCGCTGCCCGGACCGGCCGGGGATCGTCGCGGCGGTCAGCACCTTCCTGACCCGCTGGGGGGCGAATATCGTCTCACTGGATCAGCACTCCACCGAGGCCGAGGGCGGAACGTTCCTGCAGCGCACCATCTTCCACCTTCCGGGGCTGGCGGCGGCGCTGGATCCGATGGACGCCGAGTTCGCCGCGACGGTCGGTGCGGAGTTCGAGATCGACCACCGGTTCACCGATGCGGCCAAACCCAAGAGAGTGGCCATCATGGCCTCCAAGACCGACCACTGCCTGCTGGACCTGTTGTGGCGCAACCGGCGCGGCGAACTCGACATGTCGGTGGTGATGGTGATCTCCAACCACCCCGACCTGGCCGATCAGGTCCGCCCGTTCGGCGTGCCGTTCGTGCATATTCCGGCCACCCGGGACACCCGCGCCGAAGCCGAGCGCCGGCAGCTCGAATTACTGCGCGGAAACGTGGATCTGGTGGTGCTGGCCCGCTACATGCAGATCATCACCCCGGATTTCCTTGCGCAGATCGGCTGCCCGCTGATCAACATCCACCACTCGTTCCTGCCGGCGTTCATCGGCGCGGCGCCGTACCACCAGGCCAAGGAACGCGGGGTGAAACTGGTCGGGGCGACCGCACACTACGTCACCGAGGTGCTCGACGACGGGCCGATCATCGAGCAGGACGTGGTGCGGGTCAACCACAACCACACCGTGCCCGACCTGGTGCGCCTGGGCGCCGACGTCGAACGCGCGGTGCTCTCCCGCGCGGTGCTGTGGCACTGCCAGGACCGCATCGTGCGCCACCACAACCAGACCGTGGTGTTCTGA
- a CDS encoding PPE family protein: MTAPIWMASPPEVHSALLSTGPGPGSLLAAAAAWQSLSTEYASAADELTTLLGEVQAGPWEGPSAEQYVDAHAPYLSWLAETSANSAITAARYGTVAAAYVAALATMPSLPELAANHTIHSVLVGTNFFGINTIPIALNEADYVRMWVQASTTMEFYQGVSDAAVAAMAPTTPSPPIMTPAGEVSRTAAESSALAAQALAVESGAALDSSNTVSDQLTTFLRDPLGTLIQVIEDFIRNPVAALATWLPLLLTLGVLVYLVVSQGYWLAWAMIIATPILVPLLVMAVQQYLNPATDEAPADADADRPIRGDAVRADRPQPTAALAPAPTGSGNSTGSGPSTSSSSPAPSPAAPAATTPLFLVYAASEEPPASRFGPTLDEGGKAPAPASGCSAPAATAASARSRARRKRGARMEDPAPQHMNITVDAHVGEPERPPGRQSTASLRGSGSLGSAGTIPKTITTAGLVSRENAAFGAGAVPLLPTTWGADPHENVSPTTPDD; encoded by the coding sequence ATGACCGCTCCGATCTGGATGGCATCTCCTCCGGAGGTGCATTCGGCGTTGCTCTCCACTGGACCGGGCCCGGGATCGTTGCTCGCAGCCGCGGCGGCATGGCAGTCGTTGAGCACCGAATACGCCTCGGCGGCTGACGAGTTGACAACCCTCCTCGGCGAAGTTCAGGCCGGCCCGTGGGAGGGGCCCAGCGCCGAGCAATACGTCGACGCACACGCGCCCTACCTGTCGTGGCTGGCAGAGACCAGTGCAAACAGCGCCATTACGGCGGCTCGGTACGGGACCGTCGCAGCGGCCTATGTCGCGGCGTTGGCGACCATGCCGTCATTGCCCGAGTTGGCGGCGAATCACACGATTCACAGTGTGTTGGTCGGCACGAACTTCTTCGGGATCAATACAATCCCAATCGCACTCAACGAGGCCGACTATGTGCGTATGTGGGTGCAGGCGTCCACCACAATGGAATTCTACCAAGGGGTTTCGGATGCTGCCGTGGCGGCGATGGCGCCCACGACCCCGTCTCCGCCGATAATGACGCCGGCCGGTGAGGTTTCTCGGACGGCCGCCGAGTCGTCGGCGCTCGCGGCTCAGGCTCTGGCTGTGGAATCCGGCGCGGCGCTGGACAGCAGCAACACCGTCTCCGATCAACTGACGACCTTCTTGCGCGACCCACTGGGCACCTTAATCCAGGTAATCGAGGATTTCATCCGCAATCCGGTGGCCGCGTTGGCTACGTGGCTGCCGTTGCTGCTGACACTCGGTGTGTTGGTTTACCTGGTGGTCTCGCAGGGATACTGGTTGGCTTGGGCGATGATAATCGCGACGCCGATCCTCGTGCCGCTACTCGTCATGGCAGTGCAGCAGTATCTGAATCCCGCGACTGATGAGGCGCCCGCCGATGCCGATGCCGATCGGCCGATCCGCGGCGACGCCGTGCGGGCAGACCGTCCCCAGCCGACGGCGGCGCTCGCGCCGGCACCCACTGGTTCCGGAAACTCCACCGGTTCTGGCCCTTCGACCTCAAGCTCGTCACCGGCGCCTTCACCGGCGGCCCCGGCGGCAACCACACCGCTCTTCCTGGTGTACGCGGCATCAGAGGAACCGCCGGCTAGTCGATTCGGACCGACGCTCGATGAGGGCGGCAAGGCACCAGCTCCCGCCTCCGGATGCTCCGCGCCGGCAGCCACAGCGGCATCGGCTCGCTCTCGGGCTCGACGCAAACGTGGTGCACGAATGGAAGACCCAGCCCCACAGCACATGAACATCACCGTGGACGCCCATGTGGGCGAACCCGAGAGACCCCCAGGGCGCCAGAGCACTGCGTCGCTACGCGGCTCTGGGTCTCTCGGATCAGCCGGCACCATTCCCAAGACGATCACCACGGCAGGTCTTGTCTCGCGCGAAAACGCCGCCTTCGGTGCCGGTGCAGTGCCGTTGCTGCCAACCACGTGGGGTGCAGACCCCCATGAGAATGTTTCTCCGACCACACCTGATGACTGA
- a CDS encoding SDR family oxidoreductase yields MTGEIRDADGLRLLVVGASSGIGRAVAQNAAARGAKVAVAARRTELLTELAAEIGGVSFDLDVEETAAINRVVPAVVEALGGLDAVVFTSTVVPFAHIEDTEAATWMHAYTVNTIGASSVLRAAREHLSEDGVVLVASSQMVGRPRAGVAAYDASKAALDEVLRSWRNEHPDMAIIRVGIGPTEGTEILRGADRELLDELFVQWTAHGQLPKKMSELDDVAATLVSLVTMARANSSVVPESVQLAPRIPRGMLKD; encoded by the coding sequence ATGACCGGTGAAATTCGCGACGCCGACGGACTGCGGCTGCTGGTTGTGGGGGCCTCCTCGGGCATCGGTCGCGCGGTGGCCCAGAACGCCGCCGCGCGCGGCGCGAAGGTCGCCGTCGCCGCCCGTCGCACCGAATTGCTGACCGAACTGGCCGCCGAGATCGGCGGGGTGTCCTTCGACCTCGACGTCGAGGAGACCGCAGCGATCAACCGGGTGGTGCCCGCCGTCGTCGAGGCGCTCGGCGGCCTGGACGCGGTGGTGTTCACCAGCACCGTCGTGCCGTTCGCCCATATCGAGGACACCGAGGCCGCGACCTGGATGCACGCGTACACGGTGAACACCATCGGTGCCAGCAGTGTGCTGCGCGCCGCCCGCGAACACCTGAGCGAAGACGGTGTCGTCCTGGTCGCCTCCAGCCAGATGGTGGGCCGCCCGCGCGCCGGCGTCGCCGCCTACGACGCCAGCAAGGCCGCGCTCGACGAGGTGCTGCGGTCCTGGCGCAACGAGCATCCGGACATGGCGATCATCCGGGTCGGCATAGGTCCCACCGAGGGCACCGAGATCCTGCGCGGCGCCGACCGCGAACTGCTCGACGAATTGTTCGTGCAGTGGACGGCCCACGGCCAGCTGCCCAAGAAGATGTCCGAGCTCGACGACGTGGCCGCCACCCTGGTCTCGCTGGTGACGATGGCCCGCGCCAACTCCTCCGTGGTGCCCGAGTCGGTGCAGCTGGCCCCGCGAATCCCGCGGGGAATGCTGAAGGACTGA
- a CDS encoding alpha/beta fold hydrolase, producing the protein MSVDELTLDLPQLSVRALAWGPPDGRLALCLHGFPDSAWGWRLLAPRLADRGFRVIAPFTRGYAPTGVPADADYGIGALMYDALAVHRHFGSPADAVLIGHDWGAITTNALAATPNFPFAACVSMSVPPMATIRAFRNGIANGLMMGLRQLRMSWYIQYFQLPGLPERTLGRVIPRLWRDWGPPGTDAGADDIDVANALAALPSPVHRRAAVGYYRAMVRNRRPDPRYAELHAHRFGAPRIPILYLQGAQDGAIQVGYSDGLAADLPAGSRVRVIDGAGHFLQLDAPEAVCAAVLDYLETPDPGTAGNDSP; encoded by the coding sequence GTGTCCGTGGACGAACTGACGCTCGATCTGCCGCAGCTGAGCGTGCGGGCGCTGGCCTGGGGCCCGCCCGATGGCCGGTTGGCGCTGTGTCTGCACGGGTTCCCCGACAGCGCATGGGGCTGGCGGCTACTGGCGCCGCGGCTGGCCGATCGCGGTTTCCGGGTGATCGCCCCGTTTACCCGCGGCTACGCGCCCACCGGGGTGCCCGCCGACGCCGACTACGGGATCGGCGCGCTGATGTACGACGCGCTGGCCGTGCACCGGCATTTCGGCAGTCCCGCCGACGCCGTCCTGATCGGCCACGACTGGGGTGCCATTACCACCAACGCACTGGCGGCGACGCCGAATTTCCCTTTCGCGGCGTGTGTTTCGATGTCGGTCCCGCCGATGGCTACGATCCGGGCGTTCCGCAACGGCATCGCGAACGGGCTGATGATGGGGCTGCGTCAGCTGCGGATGAGCTGGTATATCCAGTACTTCCAGCTGCCGGGCCTGCCCGAACGGACCCTGGGGCGGGTGATCCCGCGGCTTTGGCGTGACTGGGGCCCGCCGGGGACCGATGCCGGCGCCGACGATATCGACGTCGCCAACGCCCTGGCCGCGCTGCCCAGCCCGGTGCACCGCCGGGCGGCGGTGGGCTACTACCGGGCGATGGTCCGCAACCGCCGGCCCGACCCGCGTTACGCCGAACTGCATGCCCACCGCTTCGGCGCCCCGCGGATCCCGATCCTGTATCTGCAGGGTGCCCAGGACGGGGCGATTCAGGTCGGCTACTCCGACGGGCTGGCGGCGGACCTGCCGGCCGGCAGCCGAGTGCGGGTGATCGACGGTGCGGGGCATTTTCTGCAGCTCGACGCGCCCGAGGCGGTGTGCGCCGCGGTGCTGGACTACCTGGAAACGCCGGACCCCGGCACAGCTGGAAACGACAGCCCGTAG
- a CDS encoding Rieske 2Fe-2S domain-containing protein → MPKPPLSMKPTGWFQVAWSDEIAIGGVHTMTYFGQDLVAWRSESGALTVMNAYCEHLGAHLGHGGTVIGEVLQCPFHGWQWNCEGRNVCIPYEDRPNRGRRITTYPVLERNASVYIWHDEAGRAPFFDAPDVFAGFEDGSCADDYYPQQRLFEPAKSMHPQYVLENGVDVAHFKYVHGTPINPIFTRHDFAEPVSFVDFTITFTGDDGQRIEDVTSGVQAINGGLGIAVTKSWGMIDNRTISCITPVDEFVSDVRFSVYIGRPRAEVRNPERAAVKAEEFGAEIIRQFRQDIEIWSYQRYSDPPALTQSENAGFTAIRSWAKQFYPDHQPA, encoded by the coding sequence ATGCCGAAACCGCCACTGTCGATGAAACCGACGGGCTGGTTCCAGGTCGCATGGTCCGACGAGATCGCCATCGGCGGGGTCCACACGATGACCTACTTCGGCCAGGACCTGGTGGCCTGGCGGTCCGAGTCCGGGGCGCTGACCGTGATGAACGCCTACTGCGAACACCTCGGCGCCCACCTCGGCCACGGCGGCACCGTGATCGGCGAGGTACTGCAGTGCCCGTTCCACGGCTGGCAGTGGAATTGCGAGGGCCGCAATGTCTGCATCCCGTACGAGGACCGGCCCAACCGGGGCCGCCGGATCACCACCTACCCGGTCCTCGAACGCAACGCCTCGGTCTACATCTGGCACGACGAGGCGGGCCGCGCACCGTTTTTCGACGCCCCCGACGTGTTCGCCGGCTTCGAGGACGGCTCCTGCGCCGACGACTACTACCCGCAGCAGCGGCTGTTCGAACCGGCGAAGTCCATGCACCCGCAGTACGTGCTGGAAAACGGGGTCGACGTCGCCCACTTCAAATACGTGCACGGCACCCCGATCAACCCGATCTTCACCCGCCACGACTTCGCCGAGCCGGTGTCCTTCGTCGACTTCACCATCACGTTCACCGGTGACGACGGCCAGCGGATCGAGGATGTGACCAGCGGGGTGCAGGCCATCAACGGCGGACTCGGCATCGCCGTCACCAAGAGCTGGGGGATGATCGACAACCGCACCATCTCCTGCATCACCCCGGTCGACGAGTTCGTCTCCGACGTCCGGTTCAGCGTCTACATCGGCCGCCCGCGCGCCGAGGTCCGCAATCCCGAACGCGCCGCGGTCAAGGCCGAGGAATTCGGCGCAGAGATCATCCGCCAGTTCCGCCAGGACATCGAAATCTGGTCGTACCAGCGCTATTCGGACCCGCCGGCGCTGACCCAGTCCGAAAACGCCGGGTTCACCGCTATCCGCAGCTGGGCCAAGCAGTTCTATCCCGACCATCAGCCGGCGTGA
- a CDS encoding LLM class F420-dependent oxidoreductase has product MDFGLVLFTSDRGITPAAAATLAETNGFSSFYVPEHTHIPVKREAAHPTTGDSSLPDDRYMRTLDPWVALATAAAVTSRIRLATAVALPVEHDPITLAKTLATLDHLSGGRVTLGVGFGWNTDELADHHVPAGRRRTVLREYLEAMNALWTQEEAEYRGEFVDFGPSWAWPKPAQSHIPVLVGAGATEKTCAWIARYADGWITTPRDFNLDEPVKRLQDAWAAQGREGAPTIVALDYRPDPEKLAHWKELGVTEVLYGFPDKPEEEIPGYIAHLAGKLAALEL; this is encoded by the coding sequence ATGGATTTTGGGCTTGTCCTGTTCACCAGTGACCGCGGGATCACCCCGGCCGCGGCCGCGACACTGGCCGAGACCAACGGGTTCTCCTCGTTCTACGTGCCCGAGCACACCCACATCCCGGTCAAGCGCGAGGCCGCACATCCCACCACCGGGGATTCCTCGCTGCCCGACGACCGGTACATGCGGACCCTCGATCCGTGGGTGGCGCTGGCCACCGCCGCGGCGGTGACCTCTCGCATCCGGCTGGCCACCGCGGTGGCGCTGCCCGTCGAGCACGACCCGATCACCCTGGCCAAGACGCTGGCCACCCTCGATCACCTGTCCGGCGGGCGGGTCACCCTCGGCGTCGGATTCGGCTGGAACACCGACGAACTGGCCGACCACCATGTGCCGGCCGGCCGCCGTCGCACCGTGCTGCGGGAGTACCTGGAGGCCATGAACGCGCTGTGGACGCAGGAGGAGGCCGAGTACCGCGGCGAGTTCGTCGACTTCGGGCCGTCGTGGGCGTGGCCCAAGCCCGCGCAGTCCCATATCCCGGTGCTCGTGGGCGCGGGGGCGACGGAGAAGACCTGCGCGTGGATCGCCCGGTACGCCGACGGCTGGATCACCACTCCGCGCGACTTCAACCTCGACGAGCCGGTCAAACGCCTGCAGGACGCCTGGGCGGCGCAGGGCCGCGAGGGCGCCCCGACCATCGTCGCGCTGGACTACCGCCCCGACCCGGAGAAACTGGCGCACTGGAAGGAACTCGGAGTCACCGAGGTGCTCTACGGCTTCCCGGACAAGCCCGAGGAGGAGATCCCCGGCTACATCGCGCACCTGGCCGGAAAGCTCGCGGCGCTGGAACTCTGA
- a CDS encoding NAD(P)H-dependent amine dehydrogenase family protein — translation MSKPIRVFQVATGNLGSEMIKRIAGDPDLELVGVHCYTPEKIGRDSGELVGLAPNGVRATGTVEEIIAAKPDVLTFHGVFPDEDLYVAVLEAGINIVTTADWITGWHRDHNHPHPSGRPVSDLLTEACRKGGSTFYGTGMNPGLNQILGVVCSADVAEIENVTTIESVDVSCHHSRDTWVEVGYGQPVDDPEIPGKLEKFTRVFADSVLMMADAFDLELDEVRFEYELGACTRDVDLGWYTLPKGSLGGNYIKYRGMVDGVARVETHLEWQMTPHTDPSWNIKGCYITRITGDPCIYNKHMVFPKAGVDLSDPAAFASIGMTVTGMPALYAIPSVVAAAPGIITSNDLPLRGFAGRFKR, via the coding sequence ATGAGCAAACCGATCCGGGTGTTCCAGGTCGCCACCGGCAATCTGGGTTCGGAGATGATCAAACGGATCGCCGGCGACCCGGATCTGGAACTCGTCGGCGTGCACTGCTACACGCCGGAGAAGATCGGCCGGGACAGCGGTGAACTGGTCGGGTTGGCGCCCAACGGCGTCCGGGCCACCGGAACCGTCGAGGAGATCATCGCCGCCAAGCCCGACGTGCTGACCTTCCACGGCGTCTTCCCCGACGAGGACCTCTACGTGGCGGTGCTCGAAGCCGGCATCAACATCGTCACCACCGCGGACTGGATCACCGGCTGGCACCGCGACCACAACCACCCGCACCCGTCCGGGCGGCCGGTGTCGGACCTGCTCACCGAGGCGTGCCGCAAGGGAGGATCCACCTTCTACGGCACCGGCATGAACCCCGGCCTCAACCAGATCCTGGGCGTCGTGTGCTCGGCCGACGTCGCCGAGATCGAGAACGTCACCACCATCGAATCCGTCGACGTCTCCTGCCATCACTCCCGCGACACCTGGGTCGAGGTCGGCTACGGACAGCCCGTCGACGACCCGGAGATCCCCGGCAAGCTGGAGAAGTTCACCCGGGTGTTCGCCGACAGCGTGCTGATGATGGCCGACGCGTTCGACCTGGAACTCGACGAGGTGCGATTCGAGTACGAACTGGGCGCCTGCACCCGCGACGTCGACCTGGGCTGGTACACCCTGCCCAAGGGCTCGCTCGGCGGCAACTACATCAAGTACCGGGGCATGGTCGACGGCGTCGCGCGGGTGGAAACCCACCTGGAGTGGCAGATGACCCCGCACACCGATCCCAGCTGGAACATCAAGGGCTGCTACATCACCCGGATCACCGGCGACCCGTGCATCTACAACAAGCACATGGTGTTCCCCAAGGCGGGCGTGGATCTCTCGGACCCCGCCGCATTCGCCTCGATCGGGATGACCGTCACCGGAATGCCCGCGCTGTACGCCATCCCGTCGGTGGTGGCCGCAGCTCCCGGCATCATCACCAGCAACGACCTGCCGTTGCGCGGGTTCGCCGGACGTTTCAAGCGCTGA
- a CDS encoding helix-turn-helix domain-containing protein, producing the protein MADELNWDFAVAPSFAVPGVVSAVGYRSVEGVYRGLPSSRLTLIVSLDDGLQVNDMPSEPRPIPVVLAGLQLQASRVRKGRGQGVVQLAVHPLAARALFGVPAAELNAASLDAAAVLGRPVSRLHEQVTEAKNWPLAFARVARYLQGARRAAPVRPEVAYAWKLLAHSHGQIPVRVVAGQVGISPRHLTTLFHREVGHTPKTVAMLMRFEFATRRIAGAGRSGGPADLARIAMEAGYADQAHLTRQFVRFAGVSPTTWLAEEFRNVQDSLRTYGSGWTHDDYGP; encoded by the coding sequence ATGGCCGACGAGCTGAACTGGGACTTTGCTGTAGCACCGTCCTTCGCCGTTCCAGGAGTGGTGTCAGCGGTCGGTTACCGTTCGGTTGAAGGTGTGTACCGCGGGCTGCCGTCTTCGAGGTTGACTCTCATCGTCAGCCTCGATGACGGCCTACAGGTCAACGACATGCCTTCGGAACCCAGGCCCATCCCCGTCGTGCTGGCTGGCTTGCAGCTGCAGGCCAGTCGGGTTCGGAAGGGCCGCGGTCAAGGTGTCGTGCAATTGGCCGTACATCCGTTGGCTGCACGGGCACTGTTCGGCGTCCCGGCCGCGGAGCTCAATGCCGCGTCTCTCGATGCTGCAGCGGTGCTGGGTCGGCCGGTCTCCCGGCTGCACGAGCAGGTCACCGAGGCGAAGAACTGGCCACTTGCATTCGCCCGGGTTGCGCGTTACCTCCAGGGTGCGCGGCGTGCCGCCCCGGTCCGGCCCGAAGTGGCCTACGCCTGGAAGTTGTTGGCGCACAGTCATGGCCAGATCCCGGTCCGGGTCGTCGCGGGTCAGGTGGGGATAAGTCCGCGGCACCTGACCACGTTGTTCCACCGCGAGGTCGGCCACACTCCCAAGACGGTGGCGATGCTGATGCGCTTCGAGTTCGCCACCCGACGGATCGCGGGTGCGGGGCGCAGTGGCGGACCGGCGGATCTGGCTCGGATCGCAATGGAGGCCGGGTACGCCGACCAGGCGCACCTGACCCGCCAGTTCGTCCGTTTTGCCGGTGTTTCGCCGACGACCTGGTTGGCCGAGGAGTTCCGAAACGTTCAAGACAGCCTACGAACATACGGGTCAGGCTGGACCCATGACGACTACGGGCCATGA
- a CDS encoding SpoIIAA family protein, translating into MLEPLPNMPDGVIGLRAVGTIEPADYTSVLDPAVDARAATGEKVNMVYLVGDEFDHYSLGGLWEDAKLGLRDPRVWGRVAVVTNHDWLRRSVAIFRPIMGGHARLFDVDQLDEATAWAAGQD; encoded by the coding sequence ATGCTGGAACCACTCCCGAACATGCCCGACGGCGTCATCGGCCTGCGGGCCGTCGGCACCATTGAACCCGCCGACTACACCAGCGTCCTGGACCCGGCCGTCGATGCGCGGGCGGCCACCGGCGAGAAGGTCAACATGGTCTACCTCGTCGGCGACGAGTTCGACCACTACAGCCTCGGCGGACTGTGGGAGGACGCCAAACTGGGCCTGCGCGACCCGCGCGTGTGGGGCCGCGTCGCCGTCGTCACCAATCACGACTGGCTGCGGCGCTCGGTCGCGATCTTCCGCCCGATCATGGGCGGGCACGCCCGGTTGTTCGATGTCGATCAGCTCGACGAGGCCACCGCCTGGGCGGCCGGGCAGGACTGA
- a CDS encoding O-methyltransferase, which translates to MTDRHLTSMFGNIPKRYATSPLDARARAVADRLHARSRRQLLPPAMVPLVARSVRSKIGTGSWDFTQSPDSREWLADKLVALDPAKAALCYLLCRAIGARRVVEAGTSYGVSTIYLAAAVRDNIATFGGSGQVIGTEHEAAKVVAAQRNLTDAGLADLVDVRGGDLRESLRNVGGPVDFMLIDIWIPMALPALERVLPALRPGALVVCDEVVHGRKDYRDYLSLVRDPSGPFQSVTVPGQGGLEISMKRF; encoded by the coding sequence ATGACTGATCGGCACCTGACCTCTATGTTTGGGAACATTCCGAAGCGCTATGCGACTTCGCCGCTGGACGCGCGAGCTCGCGCCGTCGCCGACCGACTGCACGCGCGTAGCCGCCGCCAGCTACTGCCCCCGGCGATGGTGCCATTGGTTGCTCGATCAGTCCGCAGCAAAATCGGTACCGGAAGTTGGGATTTCACCCAATCGCCGGATTCCCGGGAATGGCTCGCGGACAAGCTGGTCGCCTTGGATCCGGCCAAGGCTGCGCTGTGTTACCTGCTGTGCCGCGCGATCGGGGCCCGCCGAGTGGTCGAAGCGGGCACCTCGTACGGTGTGTCGACCATCTACCTGGCCGCTGCGGTGCGCGACAACATTGCCACCTTTGGGGGCAGCGGTCAGGTGATCGGGACCGAGCACGAAGCGGCGAAGGTCGTTGCGGCACAGCGCAACCTCACCGATGCCGGGCTGGCCGACCTGGTCGACGTGCGCGGTGGTGATCTGCGGGAGTCGTTGCGGAATGTCGGCGGCCCAGTCGACTTCATGCTGATCGACATCTGGATTCCGATGGCGCTGCCCGCACTCGAGCGCGTACTACCCGCGCTGCGGCCGGGCGCCCTGGTGGTGTGCGACGAGGTGGTCCATGGACGTAAGGACTACCGGGACTACCTGTCGTTGGTTCGCGATCCGAGCGGCCCATTCCAGTCGGTCACGGTGCCGGGGCAGGGGGGTCTGGAGATCTCGATGAAGCGGTTCTAA